DNA from Kitasatospora herbaricolor:
TGCTCGCCGCCGCGAGCGAGGCCTCCTACGATCTGCGCCCGGCCGACCTGGCCGAGGCGCTGGCCGACGAGAGCTGGATGCCGCAGCCGCTGCTCGGCATGCGCGCTCCCGGCAGCCAGGCCGCGCACACCGCCCTGCGGGCGGCGCACGCGGCGTACGAGGCCCGGTTCGGTCACGTGTTCGTGGTCTGCCTGGAGGGCATCGCCCCCGAGGAGATGCTGGACACCGTGCTGAGCTCGGTCCGCACCCGGCTGGCCAACGACCCGGACGAGGAGCGGCTGATCGCCGCCGACGAGCTCCGCCGGATCGCCCTGACCCGGCTGGAAC
Protein-coding regions in this window:
- a CDS encoding 2-oxo-4-hydroxy-4-carboxy-5-ureidoimidazoline decarboxylase: MLACCGSHRWALRLTAHRPYPDIGSLLAAASEASYDLRPADLAEALADESWMPQPLLGMRAPGSQAAHTALRAAHAAYEARFGHVFVVCLEGIAPEEMLDTVLSSVRTRLANDPDEERLIAADELRRIALTRLEHLVATHTEAGAR